A stretch of Bos taurus isolate L1 Dominette 01449 registration number 42190680 breed Hereford chromosome 5, ARS-UCD2.0, whole genome shotgun sequence DNA encodes these proteins:
- the LOC509972 gene encoding C-type lectin domain family 2 member D11 isoform X2: MAISPGLGPLVRDFGNRGDKDLRKKCLAIISPVTPAKFCCCILIIFILVALYLVTLSALLAVRSRETDLLILYVSCPKGWIGFGSKCFYFSEDSKNWTFSQTSCTSVGAVLAQFETEEELNFLRRYKGIFDHWIGLSRESSHHAWKWTDNSKYNASFIITGDGERGYLNDLGVSSARSYTDRKWICSKQITSACP; encoded by the exons ATGGCCATCTCTCCTGGACTTGGACCTTTGGTGAGAGATTTTGGCAATAGGGGAG ATAAAGATCTCCGAAAGAAATGCCTAGCAATTATATCTCCTGTTACACCTGCCAAGTTTTGCTGCTGCATCCTGATTATTTTTATACTTGTAGCTCTATATTTGGTGACACTTTCTGCTCTTCTGGCAG TGAGAAGCAGAGAGACAGACTTACTCATTCTGTATGTCAGCTGCCCAAAAGGATGGATTGGATTTGGgagtaaatgtttttatttttctgaagactcaaagaattggacattcAGTCAGACATCCTGTACTTCAGTGGGAGCTGTTCTTGCTCAGTTTGAAACTGAGGAGGAGTTG AACTTTCTGAGAAGATACAAAGGCATTTTTGACCATTGGATTGGCCTTAGCAGAGAATCATCACATCATGCTTGGAAGTGGACAGACAACTCTAAATATAATGCCTC GTTCATCATCACAGGAGATGGGGAACGTGGCTACCTGAATGACCTTGGAGTTAGCAGTGCCAGAAGTTATACAGATAGAAAATGGATTTGCAGCAAACAAATAACGTCTGCATGTCCTTAA
- the LOC509972 gene encoding C-type lectin domain family 2 member D11 isoform X3 translates to MTMTEVSLKILETDSTYRVNMEQWRSDKDLRKKCLAIISPVTPAKFCCCILIIFILVALYLVTLSALLADSKNWTFSQTSCTSVGAVLAQFETEEELNFLRRYKGIFDHWIGLSRESSHHAWKWTDNSKYNASFIITGDGERGYLNDLGVSSARSYTDRKWICSKQITSACP, encoded by the exons ATGACAATGACAGAGGTGTCTTTAAAAATCTTAGAGACAGACTCTACCTATAGAGTGAACATGGAGCAGTGGAGATCTG ATAAAGATCTCCGAAAGAAATGCCTAGCAATTATATCTCCTGTTACACCTGCCAAGTTTTGCTGCTGCATCCTGATTATTTTTATACTTGTAGCTCTATATTTGGTGACACTTTCTGCTCTTCTGGCAG actcaaagaattggacattcAGTCAGACATCCTGTACTTCAGTGGGAGCTGTTCTTGCTCAGTTTGAAACTGAGGAGGAGTTG AACTTTCTGAGAAGATACAAAGGCATTTTTGACCATTGGATTGGCCTTAGCAGAGAATCATCACATCATGCTTGGAAGTGGACAGACAACTCTAAATATAATGCCTC GTTCATCATCACAGGAGATGGGGAACGTGGCTACCTGAATGACCTTGGAGTTAGCAGTGCCAGAAGTTATACAGATAGAAAATGGATTTGCAGCAAACAAATAACGTCTGCATGTCCTTAA
- the LOC509972 gene encoding C-type lectin domain family 2 member D11 isoform X1, whose amino-acid sequence MTMTEVSLKILETDSTYRVNMEQWRSDKDLRKKCLAIISPVTPAKFCCCILIIFILVALYLVTLSALLAVRSRETDLLILYVSCPKGWIGFGSKCFYFSEDSKNWTFSQTSCTSVGAVLAQFETEEELNFLRRYKGIFDHWIGLSRESSHHAWKWTDNSKYNASFIITGDGERGYLNDLGVSSARSYTDRKWICSKQITSACP is encoded by the exons ATGACAATGACAGAGGTGTCTTTAAAAATCTTAGAGACAGACTCTACCTATAGAGTGAACATGGAGCAGTGGAGATCTG ATAAAGATCTCCGAAAGAAATGCCTAGCAATTATATCTCCTGTTACACCTGCCAAGTTTTGCTGCTGCATCCTGATTATTTTTATACTTGTAGCTCTATATTTGGTGACACTTTCTGCTCTTCTGGCAG TGAGAAGCAGAGAGACAGACTTACTCATTCTGTATGTCAGCTGCCCAAAAGGATGGATTGGATTTGGgagtaaatgtttttatttttctgaagactcaaagaattggacattcAGTCAGACATCCTGTACTTCAGTGGGAGCTGTTCTTGCTCAGTTTGAAACTGAGGAGGAGTTG AACTTTCTGAGAAGATACAAAGGCATTTTTGACCATTGGATTGGCCTTAGCAGAGAATCATCACATCATGCTTGGAAGTGGACAGACAACTCTAAATATAATGCCTC GTTCATCATCACAGGAGATGGGGAACGTGGCTACCTGAATGACCTTGGAGTTAGCAGTGCCAGAAGTTATACAGATAGAAAATGGATTTGCAGCAAACAAATAACGTCTGCATGTCCTTAA